A genomic window from Neorhodopirellula lusitana includes:
- a CDS encoding class I SAM-dependent methyltransferase produces MSTAPKATGKKASGKRAVGKKATDTKAAGLNDADLETETDSNSNSDSLDGRPRTVEESIYDHPKYYDLVFGADVAAETRFILQCTDEYASPSRKGADEWFFEPACGTGRLIYALLRKGYPAFGLDLNPKAVGFCNQRLKRHGFDETAIVADMCDFQRSDFKGILPASRRKDGPAKVAFNTINSFRHVGSEKESRQHLECMADMVRPGGIYLLGVHLTPTEAEPSDGEAWAARRGHLAINTQMWEISRDKKKRLECFGICFDIHTPRDSFRISDVLRLRSYTPKQMNSLIAHSGKWETVATYDFAYDFDYPIEVDATTEDVVYVLRRK; encoded by the coding sequence ATGAGCACTGCACCGAAAGCGACTGGCAAGAAAGCATCTGGCAAACGAGCTGTTGGCAAAAAAGCAACCGACACCAAAGCGGCTGGCCTGAACGACGCTGACTTAGAAACGGAAACCGATTCGAACTCGAACTCCGACTCGCTCGACGGACGACCGCGGACGGTCGAGGAATCCATTTACGATCACCCAAAGTACTACGACCTGGTCTTTGGCGCGGACGTGGCAGCGGAAACGCGTTTTATCCTGCAGTGCACCGATGAGTACGCGAGCCCATCGCGAAAAGGTGCCGATGAATGGTTCTTTGAACCGGCCTGTGGCACCGGGCGGCTGATCTATGCGTTGCTGCGAAAGGGATACCCTGCGTTCGGCTTGGACCTGAATCCCAAAGCGGTCGGGTTTTGCAACCAGCGTTTAAAACGACACGGCTTCGACGAAACCGCGATCGTCGCGGACATGTGCGATTTTCAACGCAGCGACTTCAAGGGCATCCTGCCAGCGTCGCGCCGCAAGGACGGCCCGGCCAAGGTGGCGTTCAATACGATCAATAGCTTCCGGCATGTGGGCTCCGAAAAGGAATCACGCCAACACCTGGAATGCATGGCCGACATGGTTCGCCCCGGTGGCATCTATTTGCTCGGCGTGCACCTAACGCCGACAGAGGCTGAACCGAGCGACGGTGAGGCTTGGGCAGCACGGCGTGGTCACTTGGCGATCAACACTCAAATGTGGGAAATCTCGCGAGACAAGAAAAAGCGACTGGAGTGCTTCGGCATCTGTTTCGACATCCACACACCCCGCGACAGCTTCCGGATCAGTGACGTGTTGCGACTTCGCAGCTACACGCCCAAGCAAATGAACTCACTGATCGCCCACAGCGGCAAATGGGAAACCGTCGCAACCTACGATTTCGCCTACGACTTTGACTATCCGATCGAGGTCGACGCAACCACCGAAGATGTGGTTTACGTCTTGAGGAGGAAGTAG
- a CDS encoding DinB family protein produces MNVIPAGDPPTPVLPTSDEAAIMLQSAIGQIEFARAYTLGLLDATPRDRWFERPNGATSQIAWQVGHLAVSQYGLLMFRMRGRHPDDLELIPGRFRKAYARGSKPSDSADGQLTPDELFDKLARVHELAMQEIANVDPVSLLDPLDMPYAAYPCKLGAALFCPLHETLHAGQIGVIRRGLGLDPVR; encoded by the coding sequence ATGAATGTCATCCCCGCTGGCGACCCGCCAACCCCTGTTCTTCCGACCAGCGACGAAGCAGCGATCATGCTGCAGTCGGCGATCGGCCAAATTGAATTCGCTCGGGCGTACACGCTCGGACTGCTGGACGCGACACCGCGCGACCGCTGGTTCGAACGCCCCAATGGTGCCACGTCCCAAATCGCTTGGCAGGTCGGACACTTGGCGGTCAGCCAATACGGGTTGCTGATGTTTCGCATGCGAGGCCGCCACCCGGACGATCTGGAATTGATCCCTGGACGTTTTCGCAAGGCGTACGCGAGAGGCAGCAAACCATCCGATTCCGCCGACGGCCAGCTGACGCCGGACGAGCTATTTGACAAACTGGCTCGCGTGCATGAACTGGCGATGCAGGAAATTGCAAACGTCGATCCTGTCTCTCTGTTGGATCCGCTGGACATGCCGTACGCGGCTTATCCCTGCAAGCTGGGCGCGGCGTTGTTCTGCCCTTTGCATGAAACACTCCACGCTGGCCAAATCGGTGTGATCCGCCGCGGCCTCGGTTTGGATCCTGTTCGATGA
- a CDS encoding thiol-disulfide oxidoreductase DCC family protein — MRGCFLPILIRLGYPVLPDPDTYPDRDVVIYDGQCSFCASGVKRLHQLDRFGKRLAFLSLHDERTAERYPDLTHEMLMQEMFVVDSEGNRHGGADAVRYFSRRLPLLWIAAPILHVPGTASLWRHLYRFVGRNRYWISQKFFGGKPDCDGDSCSIHLRR, encoded by the coding sequence TTGCGTGGATGTTTCCTTCCAATCCTCATTCGACTCGGCTATCCCGTGCTGCCCGATCCCGACACGTATCCTGACCGCGACGTCGTAATCTATGACGGGCAGTGCAGTTTTTGTGCGAGCGGCGTGAAACGACTGCATCAGTTGGATCGGTTCGGGAAACGACTCGCGTTCCTATCCCTGCACGATGAGCGGACTGCCGAGCGGTATCCGGACCTGACGCATGAAATGCTGATGCAAGAAATGTTTGTCGTTGATAGCGAAGGCAATCGCCACGGTGGAGCCGACGCGGTTCGCTACTTCAGCCGTCGGCTGCCGCTGTTATGGATCGCGGCGCCGATCCTGCACGTGCCGGGGACGGCCAGCTTGTGGCGTCATCTGTATCGATTCGTCGGCCGAAACCGCTACTGGATCTCGCAAAAGTTCTTCGGCGGCAAACCCGACTGCGACGGCGACAGCTGCTCGATCCACCTCCGCCGCTAA
- a CDS encoding LpxI family protein, translating into MTHSNQTDTIRHDAPVELAPGSPVGLVAGWGRFPITVAEKLQASGHRVVCVAITGHAGEEIEAVCDRVLWSGVGRFGKHLRFFKREQVHHVTMAGKLFKSDLLYGGSLLLRHLPDLTCVRTFGPLLIGRNKDARDDRLLTAVIDTYQNNQIEICSATSLAPELLVKPGQLTRRTLSPGTTRDAHFGWQIAKTMGGLDIGQAVAIKDGTVIAVEAIEGTDACIARAGQLCKRGGWTLVKVSKPNQDMRFDVPTIGTQTVQNVADAGGVAIAIEADRTILLDHDDTIRLADRLGVAIVSISADQVANANDATRFANAS; encoded by the coding sequence ATGACCCACAGCAACCAAACGGACACAATCCGCCACGACGCTCCCGTTGAGCTTGCTCCGGGGTCACCCGTCGGTCTTGTTGCCGGTTGGGGACGGTTCCCAATCACGGTTGCGGAAAAGCTGCAAGCGAGCGGGCACCGAGTGGTTTGCGTGGCAATCACGGGCCACGCTGGTGAAGAAATCGAAGCGGTATGCGACCGCGTGTTGTGGTCAGGTGTGGGCCGGTTTGGAAAACACTTGCGTTTCTTTAAACGCGAACAGGTGCACCACGTCACGATGGCCGGCAAGCTGTTCAAGTCAGACCTACTTTACGGCGGATCGCTTCTGTTGCGGCACCTGCCGGACTTGACTTGTGTCCGCACGTTTGGACCGCTGTTGATTGGCCGTAACAAGGACGCTCGCGACGATCGTTTGCTGACCGCGGTCATCGATACTTATCAAAACAATCAAATCGAAATCTGTTCGGCTACTTCTCTTGCACCGGAGCTACTTGTGAAGCCAGGCCAATTGACACGTCGAACGCTGTCACCAGGAACCACACGCGACGCGCACTTCGGTTGGCAAATCGCCAAGACGATGGGCGGACTGGATATCGGCCAGGCCGTCGCGATCAAAGACGGAACCGTGATCGCGGTCGAAGCGATCGAGGGAACCGACGCCTGCATCGCTCGCGCCGGACAACTGTGCAAACGCGGTGGCTGGACCTTGGTGAAGGTCAGCAAACCGAATCAAGACATGCGATTCGATGTGCCCACGATCGGCACGCAAACGGTCCAAAATGTGGCCGACGCCGGTGGCGTGGCGATCGCGATTGAGGCGGACCGCACGATCCTTCTGGACCACGACGACACCATCCGTCTGGCCGATCGCCTGGGAGTTGCCATCGTTTCCATCTCAGCCGACCAGGTCGCGAATGCAAACGACGCGACAAGGTTTGCGAACGCTTCCTAA